A window from Moritella yayanosii encodes these proteins:
- a CDS encoding sigma-54-dependent transcriptional regulator, with protein sequence MKLSNNIQIVLIDDDQHILDSCQHLLKLAGYQTRAFLDPNMALQEIHPDWPGVILTDIYMPTMSGMELIDKIKAISPHLPIITITGHGDIAMAVEAMQKGAVDYLEKPLKPKKLLSLIKTVIEKRKKIIEQWEIIDNVLPEQLLGETQVIIETRKHIKLLATADRDALIHGESGTGRYTTAKLLHELSPRKSHPMIVKNGDDLLSIEELEKILKEAQNGSLILHDPCSMPTEVQRFLSHFLLNQERSGKRTVKLLVIFGQSPEDDLKEHRLLPELFYFLSQVRFFMPPLRKHKDDVILLFRHFLKKSCILLGKQRPKIEKAYLDTLKRHQWPGNVRELKSVAELYAIGVVKLSSTEHSQPIEQMTNPLDNLVEQYEKQLIEDALYLFAGHINDVSDYLKIQRKKLYHRMRKYDLDKANYKIK encoded by the coding sequence ATGAAACTAAGTAATAATATTCAAATCGTACTTATTGATGATGATCAGCACATACTCGACTCGTGCCAGCACTTATTAAAACTGGCTGGTTATCAAACACGAGCATTCTTGGATCCTAACATGGCACTGCAAGAGATCCATCCGGACTGGCCTGGTGTTATTCTTACAGATATTTATATGCCGACCATGAGCGGGATGGAACTCATTGATAAAATCAAAGCCATTAGTCCACATTTGCCGATCATTACAATCACAGGGCATGGTGATATCGCAATGGCTGTCGAAGCCATGCAAAAAGGGGCCGTTGACTATTTAGAAAAACCGTTAAAGCCAAAGAAATTACTCTCTCTTATTAAAACCGTGATCGAAAAACGTAAAAAAATAATTGAACAATGGGAAATTATCGATAATGTGTTGCCCGAACAATTACTTGGGGAAACTCAGGTTATTATAGAAACCCGAAAACATATCAAGCTATTAGCGACAGCGGATAGAGATGCCCTCATTCATGGCGAAAGTGGAACAGGGCGATACACAACAGCCAAACTATTGCATGAACTTAGTCCCCGAAAATCACACCCTATGATCGTTAAAAATGGTGATGATCTACTGTCTATTGAAGAACTGGAAAAAATATTAAAAGAAGCTCAAAACGGCAGTTTGATATTACATGATCCCTGCTCAATGCCAACAGAGGTACAACGTTTTCTCAGCCATTTTCTGTTAAATCAAGAACGTTCGGGCAAACGTACAGTTAAGCTGCTGGTAATCTTTGGTCAATCTCCGGAAGATGACCTGAAAGAACACCGTTTACTACCAGAACTTTTTTATTTTCTGAGCCAGGTTCGATTTTTCATGCCACCCTTACGCAAACATAAAGATGATGTCATCCTGTTATTTCGACATTTTTTGAAAAAAAGCTGCATATTACTGGGAAAACAACGGCCTAAAATTGAGAAAGCCTACTTGGATACATTAAAACGTCATCAGTGGCCCGGAAATGTACGTGAACTAAAAAGTGTGGCAGAACTGTATGCTATTGGCGTTGTTAAGCTTTCAAGTACTGAGCACTCCCAGCCCATTGAGCAAATGACGAACCCGTTAGATAATTTGGTTGAACAATATGAAAAACAGTTAATCGAAGATGCGCTCTACCTGTTTGCTGGACACATCAATGATGTATCAGATTACCTTAAAATTCAGCGCAAAAAACTGTATCATCGAATGAGAAAATACGATCTAGACAAAGCCAATTATAAAATAAAATAG
- a CDS encoding OmpA family protein: protein MINLNRKLCLTMCGMAACLQPALAEEAGKIYLNPAVGYHMFGSELDIEDSAALVIGGEYVISPRFGAEISYLYGNADIDGSSADVDNSQYTLDGLYYTPAVGNWQPFINAGVGHGTFDSGANDTKETQLNVGVGSRYHFNDKWSARLQAKMINSLDDERWDSLITAGVSYAFGSKSKPAPAPALAVVLLDVDGDAILDQDDQCPNTPSGVYVDDKGCALDRDSDGIPDYLDQCPDSTSMTNLDENGCEILVEQPKSIQLEVHFANNSAEIPSAAKSEIKEVADLMAQFLDANVVIEGHSDSSGKASYNKVLSQHRADAVRDILIREYSIDASRVSAVGYGHEKPIASNSTKEGRLANRRVMAEINYK from the coding sequence ATGATAAATTTAAATAGAAAGTTATGTTTAACTATGTGTGGTATGGCTGCATGTTTACAACCAGCATTGGCTGAAGAAGCTGGTAAAATTTATTTAAATCCCGCTGTCGGTTATCACATGTTTGGTTCTGAATTAGATATTGAAGACAGTGCTGCACTGGTTATTGGTGGAGAATACGTTATTAGCCCGAGATTTGGTGCAGAAATAAGTTATCTTTACGGTAATGCAGATATCGATGGTTCCTCTGCTGATGTCGATAACTCACAATATACGCTTGATGGGCTTTACTACACCCCGGCAGTGGGTAATTGGCAACCATTTATCAATGCTGGTGTTGGTCATGGTACGTTTGACTCAGGGGCTAATGATACGAAGGAAACACAACTTAATGTTGGTGTGGGTAGCCGCTATCATTTTAATGATAAATGGTCTGCACGATTACAAGCTAAAATGATTAATAGTTTAGATGATGAACGCTGGGATTCACTCATTACTGCTGGTGTGAGTTATGCGTTTGGCAGTAAAAGTAAACCTGCTCCTGCGCCAGCATTAGCGGTCGTATTACTGGATGTCGATGGCGATGCAATCCTTGATCAGGATGATCAATGTCCAAATACACCGAGTGGTGTTTATGTTGACGATAAAGGTTGTGCACTAGATCGTGATAGCGATGGTATACCAGATTATTTAGATCAATGTCCTGATAGTACATCAATGACCAATCTTGATGAAAATGGTTGTGAAATCTTAGTGGAACAACCAAAGTCTATTCAATTAGAAGTTCATTTTGCGAATAATTCAGCTGAAATTCCGAGTGCAGCAAAGAGCGAAATTAAAGAAGTCGCCGATTTGATGGCGCAATTTTTGGATGCGAATGTAGTGATTGAAGGTCATTCTGATAGTAGTGGCAAAGCATCTTATAATAAAGTCTTGTCGCAACATCGCGCTGATGCGGTACGTGATATTCTCATTCGTGAATATAGTATTGATGCTTCACGGGTATCTGCAGTAGGCTATGGACATGAAAAACCCATTGCTAGTAATAGTACAAAAGAAGGACGCTTAGCTAACCGCCGAGTGATGGCTGAGATTAATTATAAATAA
- a CDS encoding carbon starvation CstA family protein has translation MLIFFICIAALLLAYKFYSPFVERQAGIDPLAKTPQARFADGVDYVPVHPVKAFLIQFLNIAGVGPIFGPILGALYGPIALVWIVLGNIIGGAVHDYYSGVLSIKEDGKSLPEIAGHYFNVYFKGVMLVFTAMLLFFVGVVFIMSPAGLLSNLSYFEDTFLANNVFWVVVILIYYFLATMLPIDKIITKLYPIFGLLMIVMTLSMAIALILNAPQLPEIGDIFAYFDHSHYNNDLLEPNPDGLPVWPLLFVTITCGAISGFHSTQAPIMARCLTNEKYVRPVYYGAMMCEGIVACVWALAGIAAFPGGYVELKSVLDAGGPGLVVNQVATTYLGAAGGIMAIVAVAIFPITSGDTAFRSLRLTIIDAFKIPQSMRNRLLVAVPILVIAYFMTKIDFSLIWRYFAFSNMLLSTSVLWLATKYLFDRGAFHWIVSLPAVVGTCITVSYIVTAGIGLGLPQEMSQPVGIAVGVFGLVGLILMHARRKPAMNN, from the coding sequence ATGCTAATTTTCTTTATTTGTATTGCAGCCTTGCTGCTCGCTTACAAGTTTTACAGCCCCTTTGTAGAACGCCAAGCGGGTATCGACCCGCTAGCCAAAACACCCCAAGCTCGCTTTGCCGATGGCGTGGATTATGTGCCCGTTCACCCCGTTAAAGCCTTCCTTATTCAATTCCTTAATATTGCCGGTGTCGGTCCTATTTTTGGCCCTATTTTAGGCGCGTTATATGGTCCTATTGCATTAGTGTGGATTGTATTGGGCAATATTATTGGTGGTGCAGTACATGATTATTATTCTGGTGTACTCAGTATTAAAGAAGATGGTAAAAGTTTACCGGAAATTGCAGGGCATTATTTTAATGTCTACTTTAAAGGTGTGATGCTCGTGTTTACTGCGATGCTGTTATTCTTTGTTGGTGTCGTGTTTATTATGAGCCCAGCAGGTCTGTTAAGTAATTTATCTTATTTTGAAGATACATTCTTGGCTAATAATGTGTTCTGGGTAGTCGTGATCTTAATTTATTATTTCTTAGCAACCATGTTACCAATTGATAAGATCATTACTAAATTGTATCCAATTTTTGGTTTGTTAATGATCGTAATGACATTATCTATGGCTATTGCATTAATATTGAATGCGCCACAGTTACCTGAAATCGGTGATATATTCGCGTATTTCGATCACAGTCATTACAACAATGATTTGTTAGAGCCGAACCCTGATGGATTACCTGTTTGGCCATTACTATTTGTGACTATTACTTGTGGTGCAATCAGTGGTTTCCATTCCACGCAAGCTCCGATTATGGCTCGCTGTTTAACGAATGAGAAATATGTTCGCCCGGTCTATTATGGCGCGATGATGTGTGAAGGTATTGTTGCTTGTGTATGGGCATTAGCGGGTATCGCGGCATTCCCTGGTGGTTATGTGGAACTAAAAAGCGTCCTTGATGCCGGTGGTCCTGGTTTGGTTGTTAATCAAGTTGCGACCACATATCTTGGCGCCGCTGGTGGCATTATGGCGATTGTTGCAGTGGCGATTTTTCCGATTACCTCGGGTGATACGGCATTCCGTTCTTTGCGTTTAACGATTATTGACGCATTTAAAATCCCACAAAGTATGCGTAATCGGTTATTAGTTGCAGTGCCAATCCTCGTTATTGCTTACTTCATGACTAAAATTGATTTCTCACTCATTTGGCGCTATTTTGCATTTTCAAATATGCTACTTTCTACCAGTGTATTGTGGTTAGCAACCAAGTATTTATTTGATCGCGGCGCGTTCCACTGGATTGTTAGTTTACCTGCTGTTGTAGGCACCTGTATCACGGTGTCGTATATCGTGACGGCTGGTATTGGACTTGGTTTACCCCAAGAGATGAGTCAACCTGTGGGGATTGCGGTTGGTGTATTTGGTCTGGTTGGATTAATATTAATGCACGCGAGACGTAAACCTGCGATGAATAACTAA
- the glgB gene encoding 1,4-alpha-glucan branching protein GlgB encodes MKLVVNVAVIHNLEAYPGLMPSMETLHTPKLMHTEMGAQCVSFTYAGKPIAGVRFLIFAPHASKVSVIGDFNDWNTNDHALRQFDAGLWGVFIADLNVGERYKFAIVDSNGKSLPHKADPWGAHAEQYPSFASLVYQQDSYQWQDDSWQQRAVTEKHKQALSFYELHVGSWLRDENDAFLNYRQLAAKLIPYLQKMHYTHVELMPISEHPFYGSWGYQPIGLFAPTSRFGHPDDFKFFVDQCHQAGIGVIIDWVPAHFPADDHGLANFDGTPLFNDPDPKRGWHQDWHSYIYDCGKDHVQRFLVSNSLYWFEQFHVDGIRVDAVASMLYLDYSRNDGEWIPNCDGGNHNYDTIKVLKWMNEEIYYHFPNAMTIAEESTAYPGVSKPTFLGGLGFGFKWNMGWMHDSLNYMQEEPINRKYHHDSITFPLVYAFSENYVLALSHDEVVYGKGSLLAKMPGDTWQQFANLRAYMGYMYGQPGKKLNFMGAELAQSREWDHDTQLDWALLQDPKNAGVQQLIADLNQLYQNETALYQLDCDPAGFEWRLQDNNTESVLAHERISESGERILVISNFTPIPRDNFRIGIPNAGRYELVLNTDSACYAGSHYPVVSSAESEKIQSQGLADSLRLTLPPLSTVFYRWHNMTK; translated from the coding sequence ATGAAGTTGGTTGTTAATGTGGCTGTGATCCACAACCTTGAAGCGTATCCAGGCTTGATGCCAAGTATGGAAACATTACACACGCCAAAATTAATGCATACCGAGATGGGGGCGCAATGCGTCAGTTTCACTTATGCAGGCAAACCAATAGCCGGTGTCCGTTTTTTAATTTTTGCCCCGCATGCCAGTAAAGTCAGCGTGATTGGTGACTTTAATGACTGGAATACTAACGACCATGCTTTGCGCCAATTTGATGCGGGATTATGGGGGGTATTCATTGCTGACTTAAACGTCGGCGAGCGGTATAAGTTTGCCATTGTGGATAGTAATGGTAAGAGCCTGCCACATAAAGCCGATCCATGGGGGGCACATGCCGAGCAGTACCCTTCATTTGCTTCCTTGGTGTATCAGCAAGACAGCTATCAATGGCAAGATGATAGCTGGCAACAGCGTGCTGTTACCGAAAAGCACAAACAAGCATTATCATTTTATGAACTGCATGTGGGGTCTTGGCTGCGTGATGAAAATGATGCGTTTTTAAATTATCGCCAATTAGCCGCAAAGCTGATCCCGTATCTACAAAAAATGCATTATACCCATGTTGAATTGATGCCAATTTCAGAACATCCCTTCTATGGTTCTTGGGGTTATCAACCGATTGGACTGTTTGCACCGACCAGTCGCTTTGGTCACCCTGATGACTTTAAATTTTTTGTCGATCAGTGTCACCAAGCGGGCATTGGTGTCATCATCGATTGGGTGCCTGCGCATTTTCCTGCCGATGATCACGGTTTAGCCAATTTCGATGGCACGCCGTTATTTAATGATCCCGACCCAAAACGTGGTTGGCATCAAGACTGGCACAGTTATATTTATGATTGTGGTAAAGATCATGTACAGCGATTTTTAGTGTCGAATAGCTTGTATTGGTTCGAGCAGTTTCATGTCGATGGTATCCGCGTTGATGCGGTTGCATCTATGTTGTATCTGGATTATTCGCGTAATGATGGCGAGTGGATCCCGAACTGCGATGGCGGCAATCATAACTACGATACCATCAAGGTATTAAAGTGGATGAATGAAGAGATTTATTACCACTTCCCTAATGCCATGACGATTGCCGAAGAGTCGACGGCCTACCCAGGGGTATCGAAACCGACTTTCTTAGGCGGCTTAGGCTTTGGTTTTAAATGGAACATGGGCTGGATGCACGATAGCTTAAACTACATGCAAGAAGAGCCGATTAACCGTAAATACCATCACGATAGCATCACGTTCCCGTTAGTTTATGCATTTAGTGAAAACTATGTATTAGCCCTATCCCATGATGAAGTGGTTTATGGCAAAGGCTCATTATTGGCTAAAATGCCCGGTGATACATGGCAGCAATTTGCTAATTTACGGGCTTACATGGGCTATATGTATGGCCAACCTGGTAAGAAACTCAACTTCATGGGGGCTGAGTTGGCGCAATCACGCGAATGGGATCATGATACCCAATTGGATTGGGCGTTATTACAGGATCCTAAAAATGCAGGTGTGCAACAGTTAATCGCTGATTTAAACCAGTTGTATCAAAATGAAACTGCCTTGTACCAACTTGATTGTGATCCCGCCGGTTTTGAGTGGCGTTTACAAGATAACAACACCGAAAGTGTGTTAGCCCATGAACGTATTAGCGAGAGTGGCGAACGTATTTTGGTGATCAGTAACTTTACGCCGATACCAAGGGATAATTTCCGCATTGGTATTCCGAATGCAGGTCGTTATGAATTGGTATTAAACACCGATTCTGCATGCTATGCGGGTAGTCATTATCCGGTAGTGAGTAGTGCTGAGAGTGAGAAAATACAAAGTCAGGGACTAGCCGATTCGTTACGCTTAACGCTGCCGCCGCTGTCGACGGTGTTTTATCGCTGGCACAACATGACCAAATAA
- the malQ gene encoding 4-alpha-glucanotransferase — translation MEHSNVLKQVAKQAGIADSYTNAWGHNEVVSDDTLTRLLTALGYDTGSEQTLLASADKKHQTPILAAVKVVKKGEPIHIELNLGQSARVSDFSWQLETEQGEVVEGYLQSQIVADTRGDGGVLTFSLPNDLALGYHKLQVLRRRRKSPYEMTLIVAPKACYKQPSIEQGNKSWGPSVQLYTLKTEHNWGIGDFGDLKQLVADIAVRGGDFVGLNPIHSLFPANPESASPYSPSSRRWLNLLYIDVSAVPEFALCFAAQERVGSNEFQQALHAVRATEWVDYSEVSRLKMSVLPLLFTEFQQRHLATNSQRAQDFAAFVAKGGNSLLHQASFDALHQQLHDKDASVWGWQVFPAELRDINSDAVQAFMKQNQPAIQRYMYLQWIADEQIADVQKFALAQGMNMGIYRDLAVGVADSGAEVWADDGSLCQDVSIGAPPDVLGPLGQNWGLPPLNPAQLKATGYDAFIQLLRANMQHCGALRIDHVLGLLRLWWIPKGENATSGAYMYYPVQDMLSILALESQRHQCTVIGEDLGTVPDEIVSLLSDAGIHSYKVFFFETAEDGGYFSPAHYQPQSMATLCTHDMPTLRGFWHCEDLKLGQTIGLYPDQAQLNGLFDDRSKSKQAILNSVSWHGKLAESVGRNADYVPMDQALSNSLQLHLAAGSSSLLSLQLEDWLAMDKPVNVPGTVDEYPNWRRKLSATLDDMFSCPNVNYLTAELTAARAKASASNE, via the coding sequence ATGGAACACAGTAATGTGCTAAAACAGGTTGCCAAACAAGCAGGTATCGCAGATAGCTATACCAATGCTTGGGGTCACAATGAAGTGGTTTCCGATGACACGCTAACGCGCCTATTAACTGCGCTAGGTTATGACACTGGATCTGAACAAACGCTGCTGGCGTCGGCGGATAAAAAACATCAAACGCCAATTCTAGCCGCGGTGAAAGTGGTTAAAAAAGGTGAACCGATTCATATTGAACTGAATTTAGGGCAAAGCGCCAGAGTCAGTGATTTTAGCTGGCAGCTAGAAACGGAACAAGGTGAGGTTGTTGAGGGTTATCTGCAATCACAAATTGTTGCCGATACGCGAGGTGACGGCGGGGTACTTACTTTTTCTTTACCCAATGATCTGGCTTTGGGTTATCACAAATTACAGGTATTACGCCGTCGTCGTAAATCGCCTTACGAAATGACACTCATCGTTGCCCCCAAAGCCTGTTACAAACAGCCGTCGATTGAACAAGGCAATAAGTCTTGGGGCCCAAGTGTGCAGTTGTATACTCTGAAAACCGAGCATAACTGGGGTATCGGTGATTTTGGCGACCTGAAACAGCTGGTGGCTGATATTGCCGTGCGTGGTGGTGATTTTGTTGGTTTAAACCCAATACATTCTTTATTTCCAGCTAACCCTGAAAGTGCGAGCCCATATAGCCCGTCATCGCGCCGTTGGTTAAATCTGTTATACATAGATGTGTCTGCTGTACCGGAATTTGCCCTGTGCTTTGCGGCGCAAGAGCGTGTCGGTAGCAATGAGTTCCAGCAAGCTTTACATGCTGTTCGAGCTACCGAGTGGGTAGATTACAGCGAAGTATCACGTTTAAAAATGAGCGTATTACCGCTGTTATTTACCGAGTTTCAACAACGTCATTTAGCGACAAATAGCCAACGAGCACAAGATTTCGCTGCGTTTGTGGCGAAAGGCGGCAATAGCTTATTACATCAAGCAAGCTTCGATGCGCTGCATCAACAGCTGCACGACAAAGATGCTAGTGTGTGGGGGTGGCAAGTATTTCCTGCTGAATTGCGTGATATCAACAGCGATGCAGTACAAGCGTTTATGAAACAAAACCAGCCTGCCATTCAGCGTTATATGTACTTGCAGTGGATTGCGGATGAGCAGATCGCCGATGTGCAAAAGTTTGCCTTAGCACAAGGCATGAATATGGGCATTTATCGTGATCTGGCTGTTGGCGTTGCCGATAGTGGTGCTGAAGTATGGGCGGATGACGGCTCCTTATGTCAAGATGTTAGCATTGGCGCGCCACCGGATGTATTAGGGCCTTTAGGGCAGAACTGGGGCTTGCCGCCGCTTAATCCAGCGCAATTAAAAGCCACGGGTTATGATGCCTTTATTCAACTATTACGTGCCAACATGCAGCATTGTGGTGCTTTGCGTATCGATCATGTATTAGGACTATTGCGCCTGTGGTGGATACCAAAAGGTGAAAATGCCACATCTGGCGCTTATATGTATTATCCGGTGCAAGATATGTTGTCTATTTTGGCGTTAGAAAGTCAGCGTCATCAGTGCACTGTGATTGGTGAAGATCTTGGCACCGTGCCTGATGAGATCGTGAGCTTGTTAAGTGACGCGGGTATCCATTCTTACAAAGTATTCTTTTTTGAAACGGCAGAAGATGGTGGCTATTTCTCACCTGCACATTATCAACCGCAATCAATGGCCACACTGTGTACCCATGATATGCCGACATTGCGTGGCTTCTGGCATTGTGAAGATCTTAAATTAGGTCAAACAATTGGATTGTATCCAGATCAAGCACAGCTGAATGGTTTGTTTGATGATCGCAGCAAGTCGAAACAAGCAATCCTCAATAGTGTATCGTGGCACGGTAAACTGGCAGAATCGGTGGGCCGTAATGCCGACTATGTGCCGATGGATCAAGCACTGAGTAACAGCTTACAATTACATTTAGCAGCAGGCTCAAGTAGCTTGTTGAGTTTACAACTCGAAGACTGGCTAGCCATGGATAAGCCCGTTAACGTACCTGGAACGGTAGATGAATATCCGAATTGGCGGCGTAAATTATCAGCAACATTGGATGACATGTTCAGCTGCCCGAACGTTAATTATTTAACCGCAGAGTTGACTGCTGCCCGCGCGAAAGCCAGCGCGAGTAATGAATAA
- a CDS encoding glycogen/starch/alpha-glucan phosphorylase: protein MKSTVNKRFNKTAFQAAVNKYLVTKLATLPEQADAHAWRLAMEYALAETTTMNLLATEQDPKIKNARSVNYLSLEFLIGRLTGNNLISMGLYEEVTVAMAEFGQNLTDLLEEERDPALGNGGLGRLAACFMDSLAAEEYPAVGYGLHYEYGLFKQSFNDGRQQEAPDVWRDETGYPWEVIRPELAQKVGFYGKVEEYTDNDGLNQRRWLPGLQVEGMAWDLPIVGYNNNSVYPLRLWECRALAPFSLERFDEGNYVAAQASHIQAGNLTKVLYPNDNHDKGKELRLMQQYFHCACSVADILRRHQAAGHSILDLAKLESIQLNDTHPTIAIPELLRILLDEHHLSWDDAWAISSKTFAYTNHTLLPEALETWGEQLMTTLLPRHMEIIFDINLRLMGEVAHKWPGDIEKLRKLSIIQEGDERRVRMANLCVASTYAVNGVAAMHTELVKRDLFPEFNELFPGRLHNVTNGVTPRRWLKFCNPKLSALISSKIGTGWIKDLGQLQKLEKFADDSQFQMDFMCVKKANKQRLTDWVAENMGLTINPDAIFDVQIKRLHEYKRQHLNLLHILSLYHRLINDADFKMQPRVFIFASKAAPGYELAKEIIFAINKVAEKINNDPRIGDTLKVVFIPDYRVSLAEIIIPAADVSEQISTAGKEASGTGNMKMALNGALTVGTMDGANVEIREEVGDDNIFIFGLNVDEVQALQAKGYNPYDYYNSDQLLRTSLDLLAGDEFTPGQPGLLNATRHSLLAGGDPYLVLADFADYVQAQGRIDKQYGDQKSWAKMAILNTARNGKFSSDRSIRDYANNIWQLNAVSR from the coding sequence ATGAAATCGACAGTAAATAAACGTTTTAATAAAACAGCCTTCCAGGCCGCGGTTAATAAATACCTAGTAACAAAATTAGCCACCTTACCAGAGCAAGCTGATGCCCACGCTTGGCGCTTAGCGATGGAATATGCGCTGGCTGAAACCACAACTATGAATTTACTGGCCACAGAGCAAGATCCGAAAATAAAAAATGCCCGTAGCGTTAACTACTTATCATTAGAGTTTCTGATTGGGCGTCTTACTGGCAATAACCTCATTAGCATGGGTTTGTATGAAGAAGTGACAGTAGCCATGGCTGAGTTTGGTCAAAACCTGACTGACTTATTAGAAGAAGAGCGTGATCCGGCATTAGGGAATGGTGGTTTAGGCCGTCTTGCCGCTTGTTTTATGGATTCACTGGCCGCCGAAGAATACCCCGCGGTAGGTTATGGTTTACATTATGAATATGGCCTGTTTAAACAAAGTTTTAATGACGGTCGTCAGCAAGAAGCGCCAGATGTGTGGCGCGATGAAACGGGTTACCCGTGGGAAGTGATTCGTCCAGAACTAGCGCAAAAAGTCGGTTTTTACGGCAAGGTAGAAGAGTACACAGATAATGATGGCTTAAATCAACGTCGTTGGTTGCCGGGTTTACAAGTTGAAGGCATGGCGTGGGATTTACCGATAGTTGGTTATAACAATAATTCTGTGTATCCGCTGCGTCTATGGGAATGTCGTGCGCTAGCGCCGTTTAGTCTTGAGCGTTTTGACGAAGGTAATTATGTTGCTGCACAAGCAAGTCACATCCAGGCGGGTAACCTGACCAAAGTATTATACCCAAATGACAATCATGACAAAGGTAAAGAACTGCGCTTGATGCAACAGTACTTCCATTGTGCTTGTTCTGTGGCGGATATTTTACGTCGTCATCAAGCTGCGGGTCATTCGATTCTGGATTTAGCTAAGCTAGAGTCAATTCAACTTAATGATACTCACCCGACAATTGCTATCCCGGAACTATTGCGAATATTGCTCGATGAGCATCACTTAAGTTGGGATGATGCCTGGGCGATCAGCTCAAAAACATTTGCTTATACCAATCATACCTTGCTACCTGAAGCGTTGGAAACCTGGGGTGAGCAGTTGATGACAACGTTATTACCCCGTCACATGGAAATTATTTTTGATATTAATTTACGCCTGATGGGGGAAGTGGCGCACAAGTGGCCGGGTGATATTGAGAAGTTACGTAAATTATCAATTATTCAAGAAGGCGACGAGCGTCGTGTGCGTATGGCTAACTTATGTGTTGCCAGTACTTATGCGGTGAATGGTGTGGCAGCGATGCACACAGAGCTTGTTAAACGTGATTTATTCCCGGAATTTAATGAGTTGTTCCCAGGGCGATTACACAATGTGACCAATGGTGTGACACCACGTCGTTGGTTGAAATTCTGTAATCCAAAACTGTCAGCGTTAATCAGTAGTAAGATTGGAACTGGTTGGATCAAAGATCTGGGTCAACTGCAAAAATTAGAAAAATTTGCTGACGACAGTCAATTCCAAATGGACTTTATGTGCGTTAAAAAAGCCAACAAACAACGTCTAACGGATTGGGTTGCTGAAAATATGGGGCTCACGATTAACCCTGATGCGATCTTTGATGTGCAGATTAAACGTCTACATGAATATAAACGTCAGCACCTTAATTTATTACATATCTTGTCGCTATATCATCGTTTAATTAATGACGCTGATTTCAAAATGCAGCCAAGAGTGTTTATTTTCGCTTCAAAAGCGGCGCCAGGATATGAGCTAGCTAAAGAAATTATCTTTGCAATTAACAAGGTAGCAGAAAAGATTAACAATGATCCGCGAATCGGTGATACCTTGAAAGTGGTATTCATACCTGACTATCGAGTCAGTCTTGCTGAAATCATTATCCCGGCTGCGGATGTGTCTGAACAGATATCAACGGCGGGTAAAGAAGCGTCGGGAACCGGTAATATGAAAATGGCACTGAATGGTGCATTAACTGTCGGCACGATGGATGGTGCCAATGTTGAGATCCGTGAAGAAGTGGGTGATGACAACATCTTTATTTTTGGTCTTAATGTTGATGAAGTGCAAGCACTGCAGGCGAAAGGTTATAACCCTTACGATTATTATAACTCAGACCAATTACTGCGTACGTCGCTGGATCTGCTGGCGGGTGATGAGTTTACGCCCGGTCAACCTGGTTTACTGAATGCGACACGGCATAGTTTGTTAGCCGGTGGTGATCCGTATCTGGTACTGGCTGACTTTGCGGATTATGTGCAAGCGCAAGGACGCATTGATAAGCAATATGGGGACCAAAAGAGCTGGGCAAAAATGGCAATTTTAAATACCGCACGTAATGGTAAGTTCAGCTCTGATCGTAGTATTCGTGATTATGCTAACAACATTTGGCAACTAAACGCGGTGAGCCGTTAA